Proteins from a single region of Scatophagus argus isolate fScaArg1 chromosome 23, fScaArg1.pri, whole genome shotgun sequence:
- the LOC124055040 gene encoding chymotrypsin-like protease CTRL-1, with amino-acid sequence MQHHKCGVALLKTRIIGGQDASPGSWPWQVSLNDDLGFFCGGSLITSEWVLTAAHCLTDSVGTLTVYLGRLSQSGPNPDEVSRYARDIIVHPSYDPLSYNNDIGLLKMSAPVKFSDSIFPVCLASENSTFHTGTSSWVAGWGVTAGGDISDVLQEVNLPVVGNNECQCTYPELTENMMCAGLQDGGKDTCQGDSGSALVTTDSEGLVWFQSGVVSFGLACAQPMTPGVYARVSRYQRWISSITGSSKPGFVTFTSPGVDSDLGYTCQLPATSTSSPTPTTDGNSIFDGGENLVHFSRFTHFMSLCVLLLSLYVLVGNVTV; translated from the exons ATGCAACATCATA AGTGCGGCGTGGCTTTGTTGAAGACCAGAATAATCGGCGGTCAGGACGCGTCTCCAGGAAGTTGGCCCTGGCAAGTCAGTTTGAACGACGACTTGGGATTCTTTTGTGGAGGGTCCCTGATTACCAGCGAGTGGGTGCTGACCGCTGCTCACTGCCTAACAGA CTCCGTAGGCACTTTGACAGTTTATCTGGGCCGCCTGAGCCAGTCTGGACCAAACCCCGATGAGGTGTCACGTTACGCTCGTGACATCATCGTCCATCCATCATACGACCCCCTGAGCTACAACAACGACATAGGCCTTTTGAAGATGTCGGCCCCCGTGAAGTTTTCAGATAGCATATTTCCCGTCTGCTTAGCCTCAGAAAACAGCACTTTCCACACCGGGACAAGCAGCTGGGTCGCCGGTTGGGGTGTAACTGCTGGCG GCGACATTTCCGACGTCCTTCAGGAGGTGAATTTACCCGTGGTGGGAAACAACGAGTGCCAATGCACCTACCCTGAACTCACAGAGAACATGATGTGTGCTGGGCTCCAAGATGGAGGGAAGGACACATGTCAG GGAGACTCGGGTTCGGCACTGGTGACCACAGATAGTGAAGGTTTAGTCTGGTTCCAGAGTGGGGTTGTGAGTTTTGGTTTGGCCTGCGCTCAGCCGATGACTCCTGGAGTTTACGCCCGTGTGTCGCGGTACCAACGATGGATCAGCAGCATCACCGGCAGCAGCAAACCGGGCTTTGTTACCTTCACCTCACCAGGTGTGGACAGCGACTTGGGTTATACCTGTCAGTTACCTGCAACAAGCACCAGTTCACCAACTCCCACCACGGACGGCAACAGTATATTTGACGGCGGTGAAAACCTGGTCCACTTCTCCCGCTTCACTCACTTCATGTCGCTCTGTGTTCTGCTTCTTTCGCTTTATGTTCTTGTGGGGAACGTGACAGTGTGA